A portion of the Paenibacillus hamazuiensis genome contains these proteins:
- a CDS encoding VC0807 family protein produces MDRKKILRGIVLSLLINGGLPLLVYKLLEGRMTEVAALSIATLIPLADTLYHLSRHKKLDVFAAFMAIGFILSILAVLLGGDEKLILLRESFVTGIMGLIFLGSLLFPKPLIYHFALRFAVGNSEERQSAFAENWKIPYMRKVIRVMTAGWGIALVLEAGIKCILVYTLSTTAFLAVSNVVTYGIIGLAIIWTVAYRRSSRQRLLKLKNSM; encoded by the coding sequence ATGGATCGCAAAAAAATTTTGAGAGGCATTGTCTTATCCTTATTGATCAACGGCGGGCTGCCTTTGCTCGTGTATAAGCTGCTGGAAGGCCGGATGACGGAAGTGGCGGCGCTGTCGATCGCCACCTTGATCCCGTTGGCGGATACGCTGTATCATCTGTCGAGGCATAAAAAACTGGACGTCTTTGCCGCATTTATGGCTATAGGGTTTATTTTAAGTATTCTGGCCGTTCTGCTCGGCGGGGATGAGAAGTTGATTTTGCTTCGGGAATCGTTTGTCACCGGGATTATGGGCCTTATTTTCCTCGGCTCGCTGTTGTTCCCCAAACCGCTCATTTATCACTTTGCCCTGCGGTTTGCCGTCGGAAATAGCGAAGAACGACAATCCGCCTTCGCGGAGAATTGGAAAATTCCGTACATGCGGAAAGTGATCCGCGTCATGACTGCCGGCTGGGGAATCGCCCTGGTCCTCGAAGCGGGCATTAAGTGCATTCTCGTGTACACCTTATCGACCACGGCGTTTTTGGCCGTTTCGAACGTCGTGACGTACGGGATCATCGGGCTTGCCATAATATGGACCGTTGCTTACCGCAGGTCATCCCGTCAACGATTGCTCAAGCTGAAAAATTCCATGTAA
- a CDS encoding ubiquitin-activating E1 FCCH domain-containing protein, which produces MRNDETSQASPSAGAERGRSGNISRRKLISSLGMAGVALVGGSLLGGPAEGSAQEGVVSSVSQLRNTPGEYDGQQVRLLGYYDGIPGKGGGLLIWDAAGTDEDNGGTVFAVSGMAAGRWKREYSTRLYLEWFGCKGLGTEDDSARVQAAVDALPSGGTIEAGSGKIRIETTIKVEGVPILFQGAGVTDIEGHSTQFIVATGDADGFLFSGVHGGGITGLQVRGEGLIGGSLIATERRGKTGNYMLSFYNARFKSGYNGITLRACNTVRFQNCVWNEFNGEQVILLNGVGDDSRADPVEFVQCGIAAGTKNTNTDNLVIDGLGGSIKFIAVAILYGRHGIWLRNTTGQKGTPKFLYFEGGGFENSMGVPVLLEAGAQVQFSNAYIGSDGEDDNVKIMSSFIGNAIFTGCVIRGCGRNGIDIASSRVTVTGCLIGNNGRTAHKAFARTISQIAGNGSGGIRVTTSAPHGWETDDRISIQGVSGAAEANGSWKITVVSPNRFDLQGSKFVNGYISGGTAWRHGAGIHIRKTASRVVIVGNAIGSLAEGVSRQDYGIVCEAADVLVCDNDLNGNAAGPYQLLGDETSQTRFLGNKGVEQIDGWLTAEIPGDVANGLYDLKNRFLYLDGQRIRIVKATCKLSSGTCDIRLDADGTSAGGSVLPVTSALQSVNMPSPFSIDGISSPKKLQVRVQNASSAKGLEVQFAYQIVS; this is translated from the coding sequence ATGAGGAACGACGAAACATCGCAAGCTTCGCCAAGCGCCGGGGCCGAACGCGGGAGAAGCGGGAATATCAGCAGGCGCAAGCTGATTTCCTCCCTGGGCATGGCGGGAGTCGCACTGGTGGGAGGCAGCCTGCTTGGCGGCCCTGCGGAAGGAAGTGCGCAGGAAGGCGTGGTAAGCAGCGTCAGTCAATTGCGGAATACGCCCGGGGAATATGACGGACAGCAGGTCCGGCTTCTCGGATATTACGACGGCATTCCCGGAAAAGGAGGCGGCCTGCTGATCTGGGATGCCGCGGGCACCGACGAAGACAACGGCGGCACGGTGTTTGCCGTGTCCGGAATGGCGGCCGGGCGGTGGAAGCGGGAATATTCGACCCGCCTGTATCTCGAATGGTTCGGGTGCAAGGGCCTCGGCACGGAGGATGACTCCGCCCGCGTGCAGGCCGCGGTCGATGCGCTGCCGAGCGGAGGTACGATCGAAGCGGGCAGCGGCAAAATAAGAATCGAGACGACGATTAAAGTGGAAGGAGTCCCGATCCTGTTTCAGGGCGCCGGCGTTACGGATATCGAAGGACATTCGACCCAGTTTATTGTAGCGACGGGAGACGCCGACGGGTTTTTGTTTTCCGGTGTTCACGGGGGAGGGATCACCGGTTTGCAGGTGCGGGGAGAAGGATTGATCGGCGGCAGCCTGATCGCAACCGAACGCCGCGGCAAGACGGGTAACTACATGCTGAGCTTTTACAACGCGAGATTCAAGAGCGGATACAACGGCATCACGCTCAGGGCGTGCAACACCGTCCGCTTTCAAAACTGCGTTTGGAACGAGTTTAACGGCGAACAGGTCATTCTGCTTAACGGAGTCGGCGATGATTCGCGAGCCGATCCGGTGGAATTTGTGCAATGCGGAATCGCCGCCGGAACGAAAAACACCAATACGGACAATTTGGTGATCGATGGCTTGGGCGGCTCGATCAAATTTATTGCCGTGGCTATCCTGTACGGCAGGCACGGCATTTGGCTGCGGAATACGACCGGACAGAAGGGGACTCCGAAATTTTTATACTTTGAAGGCGGCGGCTTTGAAAACAGCATGGGGGTACCCGTGCTGCTCGAAGCGGGAGCTCAGGTCCAATTTTCCAATGCTTATATCGGGTCCGACGGGGAAGACGACAACGTGAAGATCATGTCTTCCTTTATCGGCAATGCGATATTTACCGGGTGCGTCATCCGGGGCTGCGGCCGGAACGGCATCGATATCGCTTCGTCGCGTGTGACGGTCACCGGATGTTTGATCGGCAACAATGGCAGGACTGCACACAAAGCGTTCGCAAGAACAATATCTCAAATTGCCGGCAACGGCTCCGGCGGCATTCGCGTAACGACAAGTGCGCCGCACGGATGGGAGACGGACGACCGGATCAGCATCCAAGGCGTGAGCGGTGCGGCGGAGGCTAACGGCAGCTGGAAAATTACCGTCGTCAGTCCGAACCGGTTCGATTTGCAGGGCTCCAAATTTGTAAACGGTTACATATCGGGCGGAACGGCGTGGCGCCATGGTGCCGGCATTCATATTCGGAAGACCGCGTCAAGGGTCGTTATTGTCGGCAATGCCATAGGCTCGCTGGCGGAAGGCGTTTCGCGGCAGGATTACGGCATCGTGTGCGAAGCGGCCGACGTGCTCGTTTGCGACAACGATCTGAATGGAAACGCCGCCGGACCGTATCAACTTTTGGGAGATGAGACGAGCCAGACCCGGTTTTTAGGAAATAAAGGCGTGGAGCAGATCGATGGGTGGCTTACCGCAGAAATACCCGGAGACGTGGCGAACGGGCTCTACGATCTGAAAAACCGCTTTCTCTATTTGGACGGGCAGCGGATACGGATTGTGAAAGCGACGTGCAAGCTGTCTTCCGGAACGTGCGATATTCGGCTGGATGCCGACGGAACAAGCGCGGGAGGCTCCGTTTTGCCGGTCACCTCCGCTTTGCAATCGGTAAATATGCCGTCTCCTTTTTCAATTGACGGAATAAGCTCCCCGAAAAAACTGCAGGTTAGAGTGCAGAATGCTTCTTCGGCCAAAGGATTGGAGGTTCAGTTCGCTTATCAGATCGTCAGTTAA
- a CDS encoding carotenoid oxygenase family protein — translation MKPFQMGLTTLEQEVNLEALPVRGRIPSWLSGALFRNGPAHFQGGHWFDGLAMIHKFSFKAGVVSYANRFLRTEAYRRVMSGSGSSGFGTGGARGGNNANVSILKIDHHFLALTESPGVVEFDPADLSTKGLFPFDDEIPAHMTTAHPHLDIHTGQIINFTVQFGKTNQYHVYTMDPVTAKRRLIGSVETHEPTYMHSFAVTQRYVILVEFPLLIQAAMLAGGHSFADSLAWKAERGTRLVVMNKATGNVERIVQGEAGFGYHVINAFEKGSDIIVDVCMSGSAAAITNLYIDQMTSEAEGQSHPKFKRFILSPGQPDARCEVLSPETMELPSIYYKQCNGRDYRYAYGISTSSARPENVSNQLIKIDTATGQAWIWHEEDNYPGEPVFVPTPGAIEEDGGVLLSVVLDGLQGKSYLLVLDAKNLEEIGRAEVPHHIPFGFHGIYTDERMI, via the coding sequence ATGAAACCATTTCAAATGGGATTAACCACATTGGAACAAGAGGTCAATCTTGAAGCTTTACCTGTCCGCGGACGAATCCCTTCATGGTTGTCCGGCGCATTATTCCGCAACGGCCCGGCTCATTTTCAAGGCGGTCATTGGTTCGACGGCTTGGCGATGATTCACAAATTTTCGTTCAAAGCTGGGGTTGTTTCCTACGCAAACCGGTTTCTTCGCACCGAAGCGTACCGCCGGGTAATGAGCGGCAGCGGCAGCAGCGGCTTCGGTACGGGAGGCGCCCGCGGCGGCAATAACGCGAATGTGAGTATTTTGAAGATAGATCATCATTTTTTGGCTTTAACCGAATCGCCGGGAGTGGTAGAATTTGATCCGGCGGATCTCTCAACGAAAGGATTGTTTCCCTTTGACGACGAGATACCCGCACACATGACGACCGCGCATCCGCACCTGGATATCCATACGGGGCAAATCATCAATTTTACCGTTCAATTCGGAAAAACGAATCAATATCATGTGTACACGATGGATCCCGTTACCGCAAAACGCCGCCTCATCGGATCCGTTGAAACGCATGAGCCCACGTATATGCACAGCTTTGCCGTTACGCAGCGATACGTCATCCTGGTTGAATTCCCACTGCTTATTCAAGCCGCTATGCTTGCGGGCGGCCATTCGTTTGCGGATAGCTTGGCGTGGAAAGCGGAACGCGGCACAAGGCTCGTCGTTATGAATAAAGCAACGGGGAACGTGGAGAGAATCGTTCAGGGCGAAGCGGGGTTCGGGTACCATGTCATTAACGCTTTTGAAAAAGGCTCCGATATTATTGTAGATGTTTGTATGTCCGGTAGTGCCGCAGCGATTACCAATTTGTATATCGATCAAATGACCTCGGAAGCGGAAGGGCAATCCCACCCGAAATTCAAACGGTTCATCTTGTCACCCGGACAGCCTGACGCCCGTTGCGAGGTATTGTCTCCCGAAACGATGGAGCTTCCCAGCATTTATTACAAACAGTGCAACGGGCGGGATTACCGGTACGCCTACGGGATCAGCACAAGCTCCGCACGTCCGGAAAACGTCAGCAACCAATTGATCAAAATCGATACGGCGACCGGTCAAGCCTGGATTTGGCATGAAGAGGACAACTACCCGGGCGAGCCCGTGTTTGTTCCCACCCCCGGAGCGATCGAAGAAGATGGGGGCGTATTGCTCTCGGTGGTGCTGGACGGTCTGCAGGGCAAGTCTTATTTGCTGGTGCTTGATGCGAAAAACCTCGAGGAAATCGGCCGCGCCGAGGTGCCTCACCATATCCCTTTCGGGTTTCATGGAATTTATACGGATGAAAGGATGATTTAA
- a CDS encoding alpha-amylase family protein gives MTTELRFRQVHLDFHTSPDIPGIGSAFDAEQFAETLEKARVDSITCFARCHHGMIYYDSKAHPERVHPHLANKNLLKEQIEACHKRNIRVPIYITVQWDHFTAQQHPEWIALDEQGHPKGTPIYEAGFYRHLCVNTPYRDFLKQHTKEILDMFEVDGLFYDIVKTEECSCNYCRAGMVEKGLDPRSASDRLLYATEMMDDFKRDMTSFIREYNKDCTIFYNKGHVGVADKAAADAFSHFELESLPSGGWGYMHFPLAMRYARNLGPDCLGMTGKFHTSWGDFHSFKNQAALEFECFNMLSLNAKCSIGDQLDPNGNISAAVYDLIGAVYSQVEKKEPWCRGAKAISDIAVMTPEEFSEKELRMPPAAMGACRMLQESAHQFDIVDSGSDFSRYKVLILPDNIPVSAELAKKLDHYVSGGGAVIASFESGLNEKGDSVAWGRLGVKLKERQTRDLDGNLVRGVHYVRGDYVDYILPQGEIGRGLPETEHAMYLKGVEVEAAPGTELLAPVVKPYFNRDYRHFCSHRQTPSSGEADYAGVVKNGGVIYFAHPIFTQYQKNAPRWCKQLFLNALGMLLPQQVLKHDGPSTMLATVNEQSAENRWVVHLLHYIPERRSADIDIIEDVIPLYDVKISVKVPREAKSVTCVPENQPLSFSNADGRIEFVLPKLNGHQMIAVQY, from the coding sequence ATGACGACCGAACTCAGGTTCAGACAAGTGCATCTCGATTTCCACACAAGCCCGGATATTCCGGGGATCGGCTCCGCATTCGATGCGGAACAGTTCGCGGAGACGCTGGAGAAAGCGAGGGTCGATTCGATCACCTGTTTTGCAAGATGCCACCACGGCATGATTTATTACGATTCGAAAGCGCATCCGGAACGCGTTCATCCCCATCTTGCGAATAAAAATCTGCTGAAGGAGCAGATCGAGGCTTGCCATAAACGGAACATCCGCGTTCCGATTTACATTACGGTGCAGTGGGACCATTTTACGGCACAGCAGCATCCGGAGTGGATCGCACTTGACGAGCAGGGGCATCCGAAGGGCACTCCGATTTACGAGGCGGGCTTCTACCGCCACCTTTGCGTGAATACGCCGTACCGCGATTTTTTGAAACAGCATACGAAAGAAATTTTGGACATGTTCGAAGTGGACGGCCTTTTTTACGATATCGTGAAAACCGAGGAGTGCTCCTGCAATTACTGCCGCGCCGGCATGGTGGAAAAGGGGCTTGACCCGCGCAGCGCGTCCGACCGGCTGCTTTACGCGACGGAGATGATGGACGATTTCAAACGCGATATGACTTCGTTTATCAGGGAGTACAACAAGGATTGCACGATTTTTTACAACAAAGGGCATGTCGGCGTTGCCGACAAAGCTGCGGCTGACGCGTTCAGCCATTTCGAGCTGGAGTCGCTGCCGAGCGGCGGCTGGGGATATATGCATTTCCCGCTCGCCATGCGCTACGCGCGCAATCTCGGGCCCGACTGCCTCGGCATGACGGGCAAATTCCACACGTCCTGGGGCGATTTCCACTCGTTCAAAAACCAGGCGGCGCTCGAGTTCGAATGCTTCAACATGCTTTCGCTGAACGCCAAATGCAGCATCGGCGACCAGCTCGACCCGAACGGAAACATCTCCGCTGCGGTGTACGATCTGATCGGCGCGGTGTACAGCCAGGTGGAGAAAAAGGAGCCGTGGTGCCGAGGAGCCAAAGCGATCAGCGATATCGCCGTCATGACGCCGGAGGAGTTCAGCGAGAAGGAGCTGAGAATGCCGCCGGCCGCGATGGGCGCCTGCCGCATGCTGCAGGAAAGCGCCCATCAGTTCGATATCGTCGACAGCGGGAGCGATTTTTCCCGGTACAAGGTGCTGATCCTGCCGGACAACATACCGGTATCCGCGGAGCTTGCGAAAAAGCTGGACCATTACGTATCCGGCGGCGGCGCGGTGATCGCTTCGTTCGAGTCGGGCCTGAATGAGAAGGGCGACAGCGTCGCGTGGGGGCGGCTCGGCGTTAAGCTGAAGGAGCGGCAAACCCGCGATTTGGACGGCAACTTGGTGCGGGGCGTCCATTATGTCAGAGGCGATTACGTCGACTATATTTTGCCGCAGGGCGAGATCGGCCGCGGCTTGCCGGAGACGGAGCATGCGATGTATCTGAAAGGCGTAGAGGTCGAGGCGGCTCCGGGGACCGAACTGCTCGCTCCGGTTGTCAAACCGTATTTTAACCGCGACTACAGGCATTTCTGCTCCCACCGGCAGACGCCGTCTTCGGGGGAAGCCGATTATGCGGGCGTGGTGAAAAACGGCGGCGTCATCTATTTCGCGCATCCGATTTTTACGCAATATCAGAAAAACGCGCCGCGCTGGTGCAAGCAGCTGTTCCTGAACGCGCTTGGGATGCTGCTGCCGCAGCAGGTGCTGAAGCACGACGGGCCGAGCACGATGCTGGCCACGGTTAACGAACAATCCGCCGAAAACCGCTGGGTCGTTCATCTGCTTCACTATATACCCGAGCGCCGCAGCGCCGATATCGACATTATCGAGGATGTCATCCCGCTCTACGACGTCAAGATCAGCGTGAAGGTGCCGCGCGAGGCCAAATCCGTCACCTGCGTCCCGGAAAATCAACCGCTGTCTTTCTCGAATGCGGACGGCCGCATCGAGTTCGTACTGCCGAAGCTGAACGGCCATCAGATGATTGCGGTTCAGTATTAG
- a CDS encoding histidine--tRNA ligase — MQNVKGTYDYRGAEQALRRKVQRDLERMFELYDFDSMETPALNEKALLASKYAGGDEILREMYSLSDQGKRELALRYDLTIPFAKVAAMNPGMELPFKRYEIGKVFRDGPVKHGRLREFTQCDADVVGIAGPEAEAELIQLASDAFGRLDIDIVIRWNNRRFLGEILSSIGIPENELLSVMLTLDKLAKIGIAGVTNELLDKGLGAAAGEAVLELIGLDEPTYEAIARKYGLADSGGAVEVEALQAILDKTGLAGTCVFDPFLSRGLSFYTGTVYEIFDASGAYPSSLGSGGRYDAIIGKLVGREDVNYPAVGISFGIESIMELLKARGLPEPDAAVLVVPIGDALSEALAATAKLRQAGIRTRLDGSRRKLKKLLASAAAKGTRFVILIGEAEASRGMVRLKDMAYATEDEMVMDAAVAIIEKWTL; from the coding sequence ATGCAAAATGTCAAAGGAACGTACGACTACCGGGGTGCGGAACAGGCGCTCCGAAGAAAAGTTCAAAGAGATCTTGAGCGGATGTTTGAGCTTTACGATTTCGACTCCATGGAAACTCCGGCGTTAAATGAGAAAGCGCTGCTCGCCTCGAAGTATGCGGGCGGAGACGAGATTTTGCGGGAGATGTACAGCTTGAGCGATCAGGGAAAAAGAGAACTGGCCTTGCGTTATGACTTGACGATTCCGTTTGCGAAGGTGGCGGCGATGAATCCCGGGATGGAGCTGCCGTTCAAACGGTACGAAATCGGCAAAGTATTCCGCGACGGTCCGGTGAAACACGGACGTCTGCGCGAGTTTACCCAGTGCGATGCGGACGTGGTCGGCATTGCGGGACCCGAGGCGGAAGCCGAACTGATACAGCTTGCTTCCGATGCATTCGGCAGGCTGGATATCGACATCGTCATCCGTTGGAACAATCGGCGATTTCTCGGCGAAATTTTATCGAGCATCGGCATACCCGAAAACGAGCTTCTCTCGGTCATGCTGACGCTGGACAAACTGGCCAAGATCGGAATCGCGGGAGTGACAAACGAGCTGCTTGATAAAGGGCTCGGAGCCGCCGCAGGTGAAGCGGTGCTGGAACTGATCGGCCTTGACGAACCGACCTATGAAGCGATCGCGCGAAAATACGGACTCGCGGATAGCGGGGGAGCGGTCGAGGTAGAGGCGCTGCAAGCGATTCTGGACAAAACCGGACTTGCCGGAACATGCGTGTTCGATCCGTTTCTGTCCCGCGGCTTGTCCTTTTACACGGGGACGGTTTATGAAATATTTGACGCCTCAGGCGCTTATCCGTCAAGTCTCGGCAGCGGCGGACGCTACGATGCGATCATCGGCAAGCTCGTCGGCAGGGAGGACGTAAACTACCCGGCGGTCGGCATCTCGTTTGGCATCGAATCGATCATGGAGCTGCTGAAAGCGCGCGGGCTTCCCGAACCGGATGCCGCGGTACTGGTTGTTCCTATCGGAGATGCGCTCTCCGAAGCGCTTGCGGCGACAGCCAAATTGAGACAAGCGGGAATTCGCACGCGGCTTGACGGAAGCCGGCGCAAGTTGAAAAAGCTGCTGGCAAGTGCCGCAGCCAAGGGGACGCGTTTTGTTATACTGATCGGCGAAGCCGAGGCGAGCCGAGGCATGGTGCGGCTGAAGGACATGGCGTATGCAACCGAAGATGAGATGGTCATGGATGCAGCTGTCGCCATCATTGAGAAATGGACTTTATGA
- a CDS encoding LacI family DNA-binding transcriptional regulator: MPTIQDIANIAGVSKATVSLALTDHPRISTETKIKIRNIAKEIGYTKGLIAGAEKARQNISIGIVYISDNQDFEKSFFRDTLMGISEEAARADHDVAIIGIHLASKENMEDQITSKVIKSGVGGIIVITNNPKVTGFDKLLSMRFPMVFVGNRKVAGHGNPLHCVSSDHYNGGRMATEYLLGLGHRSIALAIHREAPHWELERVDGYHAALRNAGLAADERQVIRIKSPFKAEDECWQQLERSDCTAIFAVNARVGITMLHALRHLGKKIPNDISLIVFDDFPSFSMEDPPITVIQQDKKSLGTLSAKLLVDILDNPNQSPRQVLISTQLQERSSCAPLNG; this comes from the coding sequence ATGCCGACCATACAAGATATTGCCAACATCGCCGGGGTATCCAAAGCGACGGTTTCGCTGGCGTTAACGGATCACCCGCGCATTTCGACCGAAACGAAAATAAAAATTCGCAATATTGCCAAGGAAATCGGATATACGAAAGGGTTAATCGCCGGGGCGGAAAAAGCGAGGCAAAACATTTCGATCGGAATCGTGTACATCAGCGACAATCAGGACTTCGAAAAAAGCTTTTTCCGCGACACGCTGATGGGCATCAGCGAAGAAGCGGCGCGCGCGGATCACGACGTGGCGATCATCGGGATCCATTTGGCCAGCAAGGAAAACATGGAGGACCAAATTACAAGCAAGGTCATCAAATCCGGAGTGGGCGGCATTATCGTCATTACGAACAACCCTAAGGTAACCGGATTCGACAAGCTTCTCTCGATGCGATTTCCGATGGTTTTCGTGGGCAACAGAAAGGTTGCGGGGCACGGTAATCCGCTGCATTGCGTATCGTCGGACCATTATAACGGCGGGCGAATGGCAACCGAATACCTGCTCGGTCTCGGCCACCGCAGCATCGCCCTGGCGATCCACCGCGAAGCTCCGCACTGGGAGCTGGAAAGGGTGGACGGATACCACGCTGCGCTGCGCAATGCGGGCTTGGCGGCGGACGAACGGCAGGTGATTCGGATCAAAAGCCCGTTTAAAGCGGAGGACGAGTGCTGGCAGCAGCTTGAGCGATCGGATTGTACGGCGATATTCGCGGTAAATGCGAGAGTGGGCATTACGATGCTGCATGCGCTGCGGCATTTGGGCAAAAAAATTCCAAACGATATCTCTTTGATCGTATTTGACGATTTTCCCTCCTTTTCCATGGAAGATCCCCCGATAACCGTGATTCAGCAGGATAAAAAGTCGCTAGGCACCTTGTCGGCCAAGCTGCTCGTCGACATTCTCGATAATCCGAATCAATCTCCAAGACAAGTCTTGATATCCACACAACTTCAGGAGAGAAGCTCCTGCGCGCCTTTGAACGGTTAA
- a CDS encoding ABC transporter substrate-binding protein, translated as MKLTAAASCIVLLAVMAAGCSGGGGPSSEEAQDPGKNLAEPVTLTFFTEGNSAILAETIEQLVAQKFPHITLKTIKSGKGSTIEDLLNSGNTPDLISYSLGGLWKMKEYQLLSDLSGLIQKYDFDLNRYAPGVVETVKSYSDDGKIMLIPFELNNNVLFYNKGIFDKFGVPYPKDGMTWEQLYEVAKKVTQMDSGVQYKGMQIEGINLVYKNQMGQRFVNPQTLRAEVTTDSWKRWLETMSSFYKISGGEPTDNYKINFLKNQNLAMASGPNFLTEIPDAADKGLNWDVVSLPRFAGMEDKGSQMNAPYYVIPPSSKHKDAAFQVIQYMLSDEVQKFMARQGRIPIVKDEAIRGEYAKGLKGMEGKNIAAFFKDTIGAPISPTKYDAIAKSALNSAFNSVSANIADINTALRQAEEDINKQIEADLKK; from the coding sequence ATGAAACTGACGGCAGCAGCATCGTGCATCGTTTTACTCGCGGTTATGGCGGCGGGCTGCAGCGGAGGCGGAGGACCGTCTTCGGAGGAGGCCCAGGATCCGGGAAAAAACCTGGCCGAGCCGGTGACGCTAACGTTTTTCACGGAAGGCAATTCTGCGATATTGGCGGAAACGATCGAACAGCTGGTGGCTCAAAAATTTCCCCATATCACCTTAAAAACGATCAAGTCGGGCAAAGGCTCGACGATCGAGGATTTGCTGAACAGCGGAAACACGCCCGATCTTATCTCCTACTCGCTGGGCGGATTGTGGAAAATGAAGGAATACCAGCTGCTCAGCGATTTGTCCGGCCTGATCCAAAAATACGATTTCGACCTGAACCGGTATGCTCCGGGAGTCGTTGAGACCGTCAAGTCCTACAGCGATGACGGAAAAATCATGCTGATTCCGTTTGAGCTCAACAATAACGTATTGTTTTACAATAAAGGGATATTTGATAAATTCGGCGTTCCTTATCCGAAAGACGGGATGACCTGGGAGCAGCTGTATGAAGTTGCGAAAAAAGTAACGCAGATGGACAGCGGAGTCCAGTATAAAGGAATGCAGATCGAAGGCATCAATTTGGTCTATAAAAATCAGATGGGGCAGCGTTTCGTCAATCCCCAAACGCTGCGCGCCGAAGTGACCACGGATTCGTGGAAACGATGGCTGGAGACGATGTCGTCGTTTTACAAAATTTCCGGCGGAGAACCTACCGACAATTACAAAATCAACTTCCTCAAAAACCAAAACCTGGCGATGGCTTCAGGCCCGAATTTTTTAACGGAAATCCCGGATGCAGCGGATAAAGGCTTGAATTGGGACGTCGTATCGCTGCCCCGTTTTGCCGGAATGGAAGACAAGGGCTCGCAGATGAACGCGCCGTATTACGTCATTCCCCCGTCAAGCAAACATAAAGATGCCGCATTCCAGGTTATCCAGTATATGCTTTCCGACGAAGTTCAGAAGTTTATGGCGAGACAAGGACGAATCCCTATCGTCAAGGACGAAGCGATTCGCGGCGAATACGCCAAAGGCTTGAAAGGGATGGAAGGGAAAAACATCGCGGCATTTTTCAAAGATACGATCGGCGCCCCGATTTCTCCTACGAAATATGACGCCATCGCCAAATCGGCGCTGAATTCCGCCTTTAACTCGGTAAGCGCTAACATTGCAGACATCAACACGGCTTTGCGGCAGGCGGAGGAAGACATCAACAAGCAGATTGAGGCCGACCTGAAGAAATGA